The following are encoded together in the Paludisphaera mucosa genome:
- a CDS encoding cobalamin-binding protein gives MRIVSLLPSLTELVCALGRRADLVGVTHECDFPEGVETLPWLTRSAIPTDASSAAIDAMVASQQGGLYTLDEVRLAAAAPDLILTQEQCDVCAVNEAVVRRSAARLPGDPQVESVDPRSLAGVFAMFRRVGELIDRREEAEALVAGFEATARTIADRLGPDRPKPRVLLLEWTDPPFSSGHWNPEIVALAGGVEVIGAAGEASRRVAWDEVAAARPDVVLLSPCGFPLGRAEHELMAVADRPEWRGLPAVREGRVAVIDGSAFFSRPGPRLETSLRIAAAAIHPGSCLDLAPPEGEGWRLQSRADRP, from the coding sequence ATGCGGATCGTCAGCCTGCTCCCCTCGCTCACGGAACTCGTCTGCGCCCTGGGCCGTCGCGCGGACCTCGTGGGCGTGACCCACGAGTGCGACTTTCCCGAGGGCGTCGAGACGCTCCCCTGGCTGACGCGGAGCGCGATCCCGACCGACGCCTCGAGCGCCGCGATCGACGCGATGGTCGCGTCGCAACAGGGCGGCCTGTACACGCTCGACGAGGTTCGGCTCGCCGCCGCCGCCCCCGACCTGATCCTGACGCAGGAGCAATGCGACGTCTGCGCCGTCAACGAGGCCGTCGTCCGCCGATCCGCGGCGCGGCTGCCCGGAGATCCGCAGGTCGAGAGCGTCGACCCGCGGTCGCTCGCCGGGGTCTTCGCCATGTTCCGCCGGGTCGGCGAGCTGATCGACCGTCGCGAAGAGGCCGAGGCGCTCGTCGCCGGCTTCGAGGCGACGGCCCGGACGATCGCCGACCGACTCGGGCCGGACCGGCCGAAGCCTCGCGTCCTGCTGCTCGAATGGACCGACCCGCCGTTCAGTTCCGGCCACTGGAACCCCGAGATCGTGGCACTGGCGGGGGGCGTCGAGGTGATCGGCGCGGCCGGCGAAGCCTCGCGCCGGGTCGCCTGGGACGAGGTCGCCGCGGCCCGTCCCGACGTCGTCCTGCTCTCGCCCTGCGGGTTCCCGCTCGGCCGCGCCGAGCACGAGCTGATGGCCGTCGCCGACCGTCCCGAATGGCGGGGCCTGCCGGCGGTCCGCGAGGGCCGGGTCGCGGTGATCGACGGCTCGGCCTTCTTCTCGCGGCCGGGCCCCCGGCTGGAGACAAGCCTGCGGATCGCGGCGGCGGCGATCCATCCCGGGTCGTGCCTCGACCTGGCGCCCCCCGAGGGCGAGGGCTGGCGATTGCAGTCGCGAGCCGACCGGCCGTAG
- a CDS encoding NAD(P)-dependent alcohol dehydrogenase translates to MSTKAFATRSADSPLSPFSLNRRDPLPTDVVIDILYCGVCHSDLHQVRNEWGNTVYPCVPGHEILGRVAKVGSAVKKFKEGDLAAVGCMVDSCRTCPSCRAGFEQYCDVGGTIFTYNSPDEHLGSITYGGYSENVVVDEAFVLKISDKVKDLAATAPLLCAGITTYSPLRHWKVGPGQKVGVVGLGGLGHMGVKLAHAFGAHVVLFTTSPEKAEDAKRFGAAEVVVSKDPDAMAAQARSFDFILDCVSAQHDINAYLQLLKLDGTLTLVGAPEHPLPVAAFNLILPRRNFAGSAIGGIPETQEMLDFCADRGITCDVELIEIQDVESAYDRLLKGDVRYRFVIDMASLKGSA, encoded by the coding sequence ATGAGCACCAAAGCCTTCGCCACGCGCTCCGCCGATTCCCCCCTCTCGCCCTTCTCGCTGAACCGTCGCGACCCCCTGCCGACCGACGTCGTCATCGACATCCTCTACTGCGGCGTATGCCACTCCGACCTGCACCAGGTCCGCAACGAGTGGGGCAACACGGTCTACCCGTGCGTGCCGGGCCACGAGATCCTGGGCCGGGTCGCGAAGGTCGGCTCGGCGGTGAAGAAGTTCAAGGAGGGGGACCTGGCCGCCGTCGGCTGCATGGTCGACTCGTGCCGCACCTGCCCGAGCTGCCGGGCGGGGTTCGAGCAATACTGCGACGTCGGCGGGACGATCTTCACCTACAACAGCCCCGACGAGCACCTCGGCAGCATCACCTACGGCGGCTATTCCGAGAACGTCGTCGTCGACGAGGCGTTCGTCCTGAAGATCTCCGACAAGGTGAAGGACCTGGCCGCGACCGCCCCCCTGCTCTGCGCGGGGATCACGACGTATTCGCCCTTGCGGCACTGGAAGGTCGGACCCGGCCAGAAGGTGGGCGTCGTCGGCCTGGGCGGGCTCGGCCACATGGGGGTGAAGCTCGCGCACGCCTTCGGGGCGCACGTCGTCCTGTTCACGACCTCGCCCGAGAAGGCCGAGGACGCCAAACGCTTCGGAGCGGCCGAGGTGGTCGTCTCGAAGGACCCCGACGCGATGGCCGCGCAGGCGCGCAGCTTCGACTTCATCCTCGACTGCGTCTCGGCCCAGCACGACATCAACGCCTACCTGCAGCTCCTGAAGCTCGACGGCACCCTGACCCTCGTCGGCGCCCCGGAGCACCCCCTGCCCGTCGCGGCGTTCAACCTGATCCTGCCCCGCCGCAACTTCGCCGGCTCGGCCATCGGCGGCATCCCCGAGACCCAGGAGATGCTCGACTTCTGCGCGGATCGCGGCATCACCTGCGACGTCGAACTCATCGAGATCCAGGACGTCGAGTCCGCCTACGACCGCCTGCTCAAGGGGGACGTGCGGTATCGGTTCGTCATCGACATGGCGTCGCTGAAGGGCTCGGCCTGA
- a CDS encoding metallophosphoesterase family protein — protein MRICCTADLHGHLPVIPDCDLLLLAGDLVPLRAHRPERGRRWLDASFRAWLEGLPAKTTVVGVAGNHDFVFQEGAATFDVPLRWTYLQDSGTTCGGLAIWGSPWQPTFFDWAFNLDEEDLAAKWDLIPGGTDVLLLHGPPFGHGDPTPRGPVGSPSLLRRIESVRPRLAVAGHIHSGYGVYRIGPTTFANASYLGEDYRPANRPIVLELTDEGLAVVDVGSL, from the coding sequence ATGAGGATCTGCTGCACCGCCGACCTGCACGGCCACCTCCCCGTCATCCCCGACTGCGACCTCCTCCTGCTCGCCGGCGACCTCGTGCCGCTGCGGGCCCACCGGCCGGAACGGGGCCGCCGCTGGCTCGACGCGAGCTTCCGGGCCTGGCTGGAGGGGCTGCCGGCGAAGACGACCGTCGTGGGGGTGGCGGGCAACCACGATTTCGTCTTCCAGGAGGGCGCGGCGACCTTCGACGTCCCCCTGCGCTGGACGTATCTGCAAGACTCGGGGACGACCTGCGGCGGGCTCGCGATCTGGGGCTCGCCGTGGCAGCCGACGTTCTTCGACTGGGCGTTCAACCTCGACGAGGAGGACCTGGCCGCGAAGTGGGACCTGATCCCCGGAGGGACCGACGTGCTCCTCCTGCACGGCCCGCCGTTCGGCCACGGCGACCCCACGCCGCGGGGACCCGTCGGGTCGCCGAGCCTCTTGCGGCGGATCGAGTCGGTGCGGCCCCGCCTGGCCGTCGCGGGCCACATCCATTCGGGCTACGGCGTCTACCGGATCGGCCCGACGACGTTCGCGAACGCCTCGTACCTGGGCGAGGATTATCGGCCCGCGAATCGGCCGATCGTGCTCGAGCTGACCGACGAGGGCCTCGCCGTCGTCGACGTCGGGTCGCTTTGA
- a CDS encoding LysR family transcriptional regulator: protein MEIQQLRMFLKVAEQASFTKAARDCGVSQPAISQQVAKLETTLGRPLFERQGRQVALTEAGEMLRRRALQIVSLVDDTARLLRDDGETGKIVVSAIPTIAPYLMPGLLDAFHGGHPQARLEVNEEVTDVILRRCALGEIDVGVLALPASRGYLRFETLFEEELLLVTAADHPLVGRGRVELDDLRDLPFVLLDEAHCLSDDIRGFCRRRLFQPVTTGRVSQLATVQELVAQGFGISLIPEMAVRPDPDARLRYRSLDGEKPFRTVTACWNPDRYQSRLMLSFLETVKHGRDRNRRSGGAVAAGDGLRPSPSATPCR from the coding sequence ATGGAAATCCAGCAGCTCCGGATGTTCCTGAAAGTCGCCGAGCAGGCGAGTTTCACGAAGGCCGCGCGCGACTGCGGGGTGAGCCAGCCGGCGATCAGCCAGCAGGTCGCGAAGCTGGAGACGACGCTGGGGCGGCCCCTGTTCGAACGCCAGGGGAGGCAGGTGGCCCTGACCGAGGCGGGCGAGATGTTGCGGCGGCGGGCCTTGCAGATCGTCTCGCTCGTGGACGACACGGCGCGGCTGCTCCGCGACGACGGCGAGACGGGCAAGATCGTGGTCTCGGCGATCCCGACGATCGCCCCCTACCTGATGCCGGGCCTGCTCGACGCCTTCCACGGCGGCCATCCCCAGGCGAGGCTCGAAGTGAACGAGGAGGTGACCGACGTCATCCTCAGGCGCTGCGCCCTGGGGGAGATCGACGTCGGCGTTTTGGCGCTGCCGGCCTCGCGCGGGTATCTGCGGTTCGAGACCCTGTTCGAGGAGGAGCTGCTGCTGGTGACGGCGGCCGACCACCCGCTCGTCGGCCGCGGGCGGGTCGAGCTGGACGACCTCCGCGACCTGCCGTTCGTCCTTTTGGACGAGGCGCATTGCCTGTCGGACGACATCCGGGGGTTCTGCCGCCGCCGCCTCTTCCAGCCCGTGACGACGGGCCGCGTCAGCCAGCTCGCGACGGTCCAGGAGCTGGTGGCGCAGGGCTTCGGGATCTCGCTCATCCCCGAGATGGCCGTCCGCCCCGACCCCGACGCCCGCCTTCGCTACCGCTCGCTCGACGGCGAGAAGCCGTTCCGCACCGTCACCGCCTGCTGGAACCCCGACCGCTACCAGTCGCGGCTGATGCTCAGCTTCCTGGAGACGGTGAAGCACGGCCGCGACCGAAACCGCCGCTCGGGCGGCGCGGTCGCGGCCGGCGACGGGCTCAGGCCGAGCCCTTCAGCGACGCCATGTCGATGA
- a CDS encoding M16 family metallopeptidase, translating into MPAPTATIQQHEYPNGLVLVAEAMPGVQSASFTLLIPAGAAYEAAEGLDSGGGAASMACEWLMRGAGPRDSRELLNALDNLGVSHSESAQTLHTSYAAATLGANLIPALEIIADVVQRPRLDEQEVEPIRALCLQNLRSLEDDPGSKVIYELRKRHFPEPWGRPSPGSAEDVARITPAKLRAFHEAAYRPNGAILGVAGAIDWPRLRDAVDGLFGGWKSRPEPRLVERPAGPRLDHITRETQQIQIAMAAPAATVAGDDYYRARAAVAILGGYSSARLFTEVREKRGLCYSVYASYEGQRERGAMLSYAGTSTERAQETLDVMLAEFRRLAVGGVDFEELETMRAGLKSSLIMAQESSMSRSNALASDWYFLGRVRTLDEIARELDALTPESVSDYARTLLNLEDLTILTLGPTPLDVNIPS; encoded by the coding sequence GTGCCGGCGCCAACCGCGACGATCCAGCAGCACGAGTACCCCAACGGCCTGGTGCTCGTCGCCGAGGCGATGCCCGGCGTCCAGTCGGCCTCGTTCACCCTGCTCATCCCCGCCGGCGCGGCCTACGAGGCGGCCGAGGGGCTCGACTCCGGCGGCGGCGCGGCCAGCATGGCCTGCGAATGGCTGATGCGCGGCGCGGGCCCCCGCGACAGCCGCGAGCTGCTCAACGCGCTCGACAACCTGGGCGTCAGCCACTCCGAGAGCGCGCAGACGCTGCACACCAGCTACGCCGCGGCCACCCTGGGCGCCAACCTGATCCCCGCCCTGGAGATCATCGCCGACGTCGTGCAGCGGCCCCGGCTCGACGAGCAGGAGGTGGAGCCGATCCGCGCCCTCTGCCTGCAGAACCTGAGGAGCCTGGAGGACGACCCCGGCTCGAAGGTCATCTACGAGCTTCGCAAGCGGCACTTCCCCGAGCCCTGGGGCCGGCCCTCGCCGGGCTCGGCCGAGGACGTCGCCCGGATCACGCCGGCCAAGCTGCGGGCCTTCCACGAGGCCGCCTACCGGCCCAACGGCGCGATCCTGGGCGTCGCCGGCGCGATCGACTGGCCCCGCCTGCGCGACGCCGTCGACGGCCTGTTCGGCGGCTGGAAGTCGCGCCCCGAGCCCCGGCTCGTCGAGCGCCCGGCCGGCCCGCGGCTCGACCACATCACGCGCGAGACCCAGCAGATCCAGATCGCCATGGCCGCGCCCGCCGCGACCGTCGCCGGCGACGACTACTACCGCGCCCGGGCCGCCGTCGCCATCCTCGGCGGCTACTCGTCCGCCCGGCTCTTCACCGAGGTCCGCGAGAAGCGCGGGCTCTGCTACTCGGTCTACGCCAGCTACGAGGGCCAGCGCGAGCGGGGGGCCATGCTCAGCTACGCCGGCACCTCGACCGAGCGGGCCCAGGAGACCCTCGACGTCATGCTCGCCGAGTTCCGCCGCCTGGCGGTCGGGGGCGTCGACTTCGAGGAGCTGGAGACCATGCGCGCGGGCCTCAAGAGCTCGCTCATCATGGCCCAGGAGTCGAGCATGAGCCGGTCGAACGCCTTGGCCTCCGACTGGTACTTCCTCGGCCGGGTCCGCACGCTCGACGAGATCGCCCGCGAGCTCGACGCCCTGACCCCCGAGTCGGTCTCCGACTACGCCAGGACGCTCCTGAACCTCGAAGACCTGACCATCCTGACGCTCGGCCCGACCCCCCTGGACGTCAACATCCCGTCCTGA
- a CDS encoding peroxiredoxin — translation MLTVGDKFPEFTVKASLGSGPEALLTLSSEQFQGKWVVYFFYPKDFTFVCPTELVEFSRRLEDFKDRDAEVVGGSTDNEFSHLAWCKDHDDLHDLGYPLIAAQKLAPALGICDPVEGYANRATFLVDPNGVIQWAAAYNGNVGRNVDEVIRVLDAVQSDELCPCNWKKGEATIQA, via the coding sequence ATGTTGACCGTCGGCGACAAGTTCCCGGAATTCACGGTGAAGGCGAGCCTGGGCAGCGGACCGGAGGCCCTGCTGACGCTCAGCAGCGAGCAGTTCCAGGGCAAGTGGGTGGTCTACTTCTTCTACCCCAAGGATTTCACGTTCGTCTGCCCGACCGAGCTGGTCGAGTTCAGCCGCCGGCTCGAGGACTTCAAGGACCGCGACGCCGAGGTGGTGGGCGGCAGCACCGACAACGAGTTCTCGCACCTGGCCTGGTGCAAGGACCACGACGACCTGCACGACCTGGGCTACCCGCTGATCGCCGCGCAGAAGCTCGCGCCGGCGCTGGGGATCTGCGACCCGGTCGAGGGCTACGCCAACCGCGCGACGTTCCTGGTCGACCCCAACGGCGTCATCCAGTGGGCGGCGGCCTACAACGGCAACGTCGGCCGCAACGTCGACGAGGTCATCCGCGTGCTGGACGCCGTGCAGTCCGACGAGCTCTGCCCCTGCAACTGGAAGAAGGGCGAGGCCACCATCCAGGCCTGA
- the ychF gene encoding redox-regulated ATPase YchF, whose amino-acid sequence MRAGIVGLPNVGKSTLFNALTSSKAAQSANYPFCTIEPNEGVVSVPDGRLERISRYIVPKKLVPAALRLLDIAGIVKGASEGEGLGNKFLSHIREVEAILQVVRCFEDPDVVHVAGVVDPMSDVETVEIELMLADLQTLENALPKAERTAKSGDKEAKLRVEAIKKSLEHLGKDQPLRTLTLDPPEAEAISSFGLMTAKPILYVANVDENDLHGEGPLAQKVRARAKEIGAGVVAVCAKLEAEIAELDEADRLEMLHSSGLDEPALAVLAREAYRILGLQSYFTAGEKEVRAWTIPIGATAPQGAGVIHTDFEKGFIRAEVYTLDDLETYKSEKEIRAAGKLRVEGKAYVMQDGDICHFLFN is encoded by the coding sequence ATGAGGGCTGGAATCGTCGGTCTGCCGAACGTGGGCAAGAGTACGCTTTTCAACGCGCTGACCAGCTCCAAGGCGGCCCAGAGCGCGAATTACCCCTTCTGCACCATCGAGCCGAACGAGGGCGTCGTCAGCGTCCCCGACGGCCGGCTGGAGCGGATCAGCCGCTACATCGTCCCCAAGAAGCTCGTCCCCGCGGCGCTCCGCCTGTTGGACATCGCCGGGATCGTCAAGGGCGCCAGCGAGGGCGAGGGCCTGGGCAACAAGTTCCTCAGCCACATCCGCGAGGTCGAGGCGATCCTCCAGGTCGTCCGCTGCTTCGAGGATCCCGACGTCGTCCACGTCGCCGGCGTGGTCGACCCGATGTCGGACGTCGAGACCGTCGAGATCGAGCTGATGCTGGCCGACCTCCAGACCCTGGAGAACGCCCTGCCCAAGGCCGAGCGCACGGCCAAGAGCGGCGACAAGGAGGCCAAGCTCCGCGTCGAGGCGATCAAGAAGAGCCTCGAACACCTGGGCAAGGACCAGCCGCTGCGGACCCTGACGCTCGATCCGCCCGAGGCCGAGGCGATCTCCAGCTTCGGCCTCATGACCGCCAAGCCGATCCTCTACGTCGCCAACGTCGACGAGAACGACCTGCACGGCGAGGGCCCGCTGGCGCAGAAGGTCCGCGCCCGGGCCAAGGAGATCGGCGCGGGGGTCGTGGCGGTCTGCGCCAAGCTCGAGGCCGAGATCGCCGAGCTGGACGAGGCCGACCGCCTGGAGATGCTCCACTCCTCCGGCCTCGACGAGCCCGCCCTGGCCGTCCTGGCGCGCGAGGCCTACCGGATCCTGGGCCTCCAGAGCTACTTCACCGCCGGCGAGAAGGAGGTCCGCGCCTGGACCATCCCCATCGGCGCCACCGCCCCCCAGGGGGCCGGCGTGATCCACACCGACTTCGAGAAGGGCTTCATCCGGGCCGAGGTCTACACCCTCGACGACCTGGAGACCTACAAGTCCGAGAAGGAGATCCGCGCCGCCGGCAAGCTCCGCGTCGAGGGCAAGGCCTACGTCATGCAGGACGGCGACATCTGCCACTTCCTGTTCAATTGA
- a CDS encoding M16 family metallopeptidase, translating to MRFHHTTLDNGLEVIAELNDDAHSIAAGFFVKAGSRDETPELAGVSHFLEHMTFKGTARRDALTVNKDFDRVGAKHNAQTSEEDTFYHFTCLPEYLPRAFDVLADILRPTLREDDFETEKKVIIEEIRMYLDNPMSVAYEAAKAAHFGKHPLGNSILGTVDSITAMKAEDMRAYFASRYSPANIVLGFAGKGDWDQLVGLAADHCRAWTGDHPTRRADPVQGCRAFEAILREEDQQQTVVGVSDGPPLESEDRYAAHLLATILGDHTSSQLYWALIDPGYADGAEMSYQDYNQAGGFYSFLSCEPGDVQANLARVAKVYRGVMEQGVTEAELSQAKNKVLARSVLRSERPMGRLASLGFHWVYRRAYLPVEHELESFSKVSLDQVRRLVREWPLWPMTIVSVGPTTKVKPPK from the coding sequence ATGCGATTCCACCACACGACGCTCGACAACGGCCTGGAAGTCATCGCCGAGCTGAACGACGACGCGCACTCGATCGCCGCCGGGTTCTTCGTCAAGGCGGGCAGCCGCGACGAGACGCCCGAGCTGGCCGGCGTCTCGCACTTCCTGGAGCACATGACGTTCAAGGGGACCGCCCGCCGCGACGCCCTGACCGTCAACAAGGACTTCGACCGGGTCGGCGCCAAGCACAACGCGCAGACGTCCGAGGAAGACACCTTCTACCACTTCACCTGCCTGCCCGAGTACCTGCCCAGGGCCTTCGACGTCCTGGCCGACATCCTCCGCCCCACCCTCCGCGAGGACGACTTCGAGACCGAGAAGAAGGTCATCATCGAAGAGATCCGGATGTACCTCGACAACCCCATGTCGGTCGCCTACGAGGCCGCCAAGGCCGCCCACTTCGGCAAGCACCCGCTGGGGAACAGCATCCTCGGGACGGTCGACTCGATCACCGCGATGAAGGCCGAGGACATGCGGGCCTACTTCGCCAGCCGCTACAGCCCCGCCAACATCGTCCTGGGCTTCGCCGGCAAGGGCGACTGGGACCAGCTCGTCGGCCTGGCCGCCGACCACTGCCGGGCCTGGACCGGCGACCACCCCACCCGCCGCGCCGACCCCGTCCAGGGCTGCCGCGCGTTCGAGGCCATCCTCCGCGAGGAGGACCAGCAGCAGACGGTCGTCGGCGTCAGCGACGGGCCCCCGCTGGAGAGCGAGGATCGCTACGCCGCGCACCTGCTGGCGACGATCCTGGGCGACCACACCAGCTCGCAGCTCTACTGGGCCCTGATCGACCCCGGCTACGCCGACGGCGCCGAGATGAGCTACCAGGACTACAACCAGGCCGGCGGCTTCTACTCGTTCCTCTCGTGCGAGCCCGGGGACGTCCAGGCCAACCTCGCCCGGGTCGCCAAGGTCTACCGCGGCGTGATGGAGCAAGGCGTCACCGAGGCCGAGCTGAGCCAGGCCAAGAACAAGGTGCTCGCCCGCTCGGTCCTCCGCAGCGAGCGGCCCATGGGCCGGCTGGCCTCGCTGGGCTTCCACTGGGTCTACCGCCGCGCCTACCTGCCCGTCGAGCACGAGCTGGAGTCTTTCTCCAAGGTCTCGCTCGACCAGGTCCGCCGCCTCGTCCGCGAATGGCCCCTCTGGCCCATGACCATCGTCTCCGTCGGCCCCACCACGAAGGTCAAGCCGCCGAAGTGA
- a CDS encoding carboxymuconolactone decarboxylase family protein, producing MRSLDDLKSLLGDDTKDLRLNLGNVLDSGDLLPVERWAVALASAYFLRAGELVEALTTAGADHLTPAAIADARASAAIMGMNTVYYRFRHMIGKPSYSQRQAGLRMSRMGKPATTKGLFELASMACAVLAGCEMCIKAHEQSLLAEGYTEDRVHQAVRIAAVVNGFLIATAAETPAAVG from the coding sequence ATGCGATCCCTCGACGATTTGAAGTCCCTGCTCGGCGACGACACCAAGGACCTGAGGCTGAACCTGGGGAACGTGCTGGACTCCGGCGACCTGCTGCCCGTCGAGCGCTGGGCCGTGGCGCTGGCGTCGGCGTACTTCCTGCGGGCCGGCGAGCTGGTCGAGGCCCTGACGACCGCCGGGGCCGACCACCTGACGCCCGCGGCGATCGCCGACGCCCGCGCCTCGGCCGCGATCATGGGGATGAACACGGTCTACTACCGCTTCCGCCACATGATCGGCAAGCCCAGCTACTCGCAGCGCCAGGCCGGCCTGCGGATGAGCCGGATGGGCAAGCCGGCGACGACCAAGGGCCTGTTCGAGCTGGCCTCGATGGCCTGCGCCGTGCTGGCCGGCTGCGAGATGTGCATCAAGGCCCACGAGCAGAGCCTGCTCGCCGAGGGCTACACCGAGGACCGCGTCCACCAGGCGGTCCGGATCGCCGCGGTGGTCAACGGATTCCTGATCGCGACCGCCGCCGAGACGCCCGCGGCCGTCGGCTGA
- a CDS encoding GNAT family N-acetyltransferase, producing MAITYYKRLRMEMDLDGSNLSPPLPGHYFWSPWDEALLPDHAEVKYQSFRDAIDAAVFPCLGDRQGCLRLMREIRRKPGFLPASTWLIACPDGYVGTIQGVIDYGPIGAIQNVGVLPAYRGLGLGRALVNRALWGFHQAGLRRAYLEVTAENRSAVQLYRALGFRKAKTLYKAVDG from the coding sequence ATGGCCATCACGTACTACAAACGCCTGCGCATGGAGATGGACCTCGACGGGTCGAACCTGTCGCCGCCGCTGCCCGGCCACTATTTCTGGTCGCCCTGGGACGAGGCCCTGCTGCCCGATCACGCCGAGGTGAAGTACCAGAGCTTCCGCGACGCGATCGACGCGGCGGTCTTCCCCTGCCTGGGCGACCGCCAGGGCTGCCTGCGGCTGATGCGCGAGATCCGCCGCAAGCCGGGCTTCCTGCCGGCGTCGACCTGGCTCATCGCCTGCCCCGACGGCTACGTGGGGACGATCCAGGGGGTCATCGACTACGGCCCCATCGGCGCGATCCAGAACGTCGGGGTGCTGCCGGCCTACCGCGGCCTGGGCCTGGGCCGGGCGCTGGTCAACCGCGCGCTCTGGGGCTTCCACCAGGCGGGCCTCCGCCGCGCGTACCTCGAGGTGACCGCCGAGAACCGCTCGGCCGTGCAGCTCTACCGCGCCCTGGGCTTCCGCAAGGCGAAGACCCTGTACAAGGCCGTGGACGGCTGA